In Geothermobacter hydrogeniphilus, a single window of DNA contains:
- a CDS encoding ATP-binding protein yields MDQDLKEQLQRVLSAVEQILPKPVPPIDWQRTYAANWRRHSLAGYLEARDALDPIQLDHLLGIETEKRIVEENTQQFLAGMPANNILLWGTRGTGKSSLIRAILNAYADQGLRIIQIDKDDLLSLPDIFQQIRDLPYRFIIFCDDLSFEPGEKTYKMLKSALDGSVYAAPDNVLIYVTSNRRHLLPEYETDNLGAKMVNNEIHHGEGVEEKISLSDRFGLWVAFHAFSQDHYLTVVRQCIALQAAHHQVDIEWTAETENAAIAWSHEKSKRCGRTAYQFSKYWVGRQMLARQRTRPAANAD; encoded by the coding sequence ATGGACCAGGACCTCAAGGAGCAACTGCAGCGCGTCCTCAGCGCCGTTGAACAGATTCTGCCGAAACCGGTGCCGCCGATCGACTGGCAGCGGACCTATGCCGCCAACTGGCGCCGCCACTCCCTGGCCGGCTACCTTGAAGCGCGTGACGCCCTCGACCCGATCCAGCTCGACCATCTACTCGGCATCGAAACGGAAAAACGCATCGTCGAGGAGAATACCCAGCAGTTTCTCGCCGGCATGCCGGCCAACAACATCCTGCTCTGGGGCACCCGCGGCACCGGCAAGTCATCGCTGATCCGCGCCATCCTCAACGCCTACGCCGACCAGGGGCTGCGCATCATCCAGATCGACAAGGACGATCTGCTGAGCCTGCCGGACATCTTCCAGCAGATCCGCGACCTCCCCTACCGGTTCATCATCTTCTGCGACGACCTCTCCTTCGAACCGGGCGAAAAGACCTACAAGATGCTCAAGAGCGCCCTCGACGGCTCAGTCTACGCCGCACCCGACAACGTACTGATCTACGTCACCTCCAACCGCCGCCACCTGCTGCCGGAGTACGAGACCGACAACCTCGGCGCCAAGATGGTCAACAACGAGATCCACCACGGCGAAGGGGTCGAGGAGAAGATCTCCCTCTCCGACCGCTTCGGCCTCTGGGTCGCCTTCCACGCCTTCTCGCAGGACCACTACCTGACCGTGGTGCGCCAGTGCATCGCCCTGCAGGCGGCCCATCACCAGGTCGACATCGAATGGACCGCCGAAACCGAAAACGCCGCCATCGCCTGGTCGCACGAAAAGAGCAAGCGCTGCGGCCGCACTGCCTACCAGTTTTCCAAGTACTGGGTCGGCCGGCAGA